Sequence from the Armatimonadota bacterium genome:
GCGTTCCGCTGCCATCTCTTCCCTATCGTGGCATACCGGCGCACGCTGGTATCCTCCGGCTCGCGCAATGAGCTACTCTCCCATTCCTTATCGACCCGAACGGATACCTGTTGAACGAGGAATTGCCACGCTACAGGCGGAGTTCAAGATCGCGGACAACCGACGCAGCGTACGGCAGTTCTCACCGGATCACGTGCCGCGAGAGATGATCGAAACGGCGATCAAGATTGCCAGTACGGCGCCGAGCGGAGCACACAAACAGCCATGGCACTTTGTGGCGATCCAAGACAAGGACGTGCGTGCAAGGGTCAAAGTGGAAGCAGAGCGGGCCGAACGAAAGTTCTACGACAAGCTTGCTCCCAAAGAGTGGCTTGAGGCGCTCGAACCGCTGGGAACCGATTTCAACAAGAACTACCTGACAGTGGCCCCTTGGCTAGTTGTTGTGTTTCGGCGCGATTACGACGTTCTGCCCGACGGCACGAGAGCGAAGAACTACTACATGACCGAATCTGTCGGCATCGCGGTCGGGTTCTTCATTCAGGCCCTGCACAAGGCGGGGCTGGCGACGCTGACCCACACGCCAGCGCCGATGACGTTTCTGCGCGAGGTCTGCAACCGGCCGAAGAACGAAAAGCCGTTCGTGTTGATGCCGGTTGGCTACCCTGCAGACGACTGCGTTGTGCCGGATCTCGCACGCAAGCCGCTCTCGGAAGTCGCTGAGTTTGTTTAGTCGCTACTCGTAATCCTGCCACTCTATGCTGCCGTCGTCCAGACCCAGCACGACTTGGCGCTGGTCGGGCACAAACTTCGCAGTGATGATCCGGTTTTCTGAGGCAGTGAACGTCATCACATAATTTAGACCGCCGTCGAGCAGAACGGCATCCCTTCCCTCTCCATGGACGATTCGATCTCCGTCGCTGGTTACGTCGACGTACGGCAATCCGGGGAGGATGTGGACGTCGTTCCGCAACCGCTCCGCGAACACATCGAACGTGG
This genomic interval carries:
- a CDS encoding nitroreductase family protein, whose protein sequence is MSYSPIPYRPERIPVERGIATLQAEFKIADNRRSVRQFSPDHVPREMIETAIKIASTAPSGAHKQPWHFVAIQDKDVRARVKVEAERAERKFYDKLAPKEWLEALEPLGTDFNKNYLTVAPWLVVVFRRDYDVLPDGTRAKNYYMTESVGIAVGFFIQALHKAGLATLTHTPAPMTFLREVCNRPKNEKPFVLMPVGYPADDCVVPDLARKPLSEVAEFV